GTGGCCCCGACATAAAGAACCCGGCTTTCCTCATCATCGGTTTCCCCCGATCGCCCGCGAGGCATCATAAGCCCGACTTCCGCAGCTTCCCGCCCTTTGGACGCATGGATCGTTCCGACGATCATTCCCCCCGTTCCCGCTTCGGCCAGACAAAATTCCTGCGGCGGACGTGACCGTGACAGAACCTTCCGCAGGCTCTTCGGCACGAGCACGTCACCGCGAGGGCCCCGACCATATCTTTTAAGCAGTTCCCATGCCTCATCACGATCAGGAGCCCCCAGAGCCGGACCCCTGGAGCCCATGCGACGCTCCCACAAAGCATCAAACCGGTCCTTGCTGATAGCGGGACCGACATATCCTCCCAACAGAGCACCGATCCAGGGAGCGATCACGAGAGGAAGATTGCCGATACGGATCCTGTGGATCAGTTTTTTGTGATAGAGGATCGAGGACATCTGAAGGACCTCGGCTCTCCGTCTGAAAAGCATCAGTGTTTGACGCGCGTTCATTTCCTCGTAGTCAGTGTCCTTCAGATCCTGGGGAAGGTTGTCCGAGTTCTCAGCGATGTGTTCCTTCAAGCTCCGAAGACGTTCCGCAGGGTCAATCGCCGAGGAGAGGAGCGGGCGGGCGCCCTCGAATATCCGGACAAGACCCTGATTCCCAGTCCTGTAGACCTTCTCGAGCGATGTCAGAAAAAACTCGGCCGCGAAAACCTGATCTCCCTTGATAAGATCGAGAAGACAGCCGGACACGCCGTCCTTCTGATCGTTCATCTCATCTGTGAATCCGTAGATCGCCTGCGCGCTGTCGGCGAAAACCGTGACTCCGCATTCTTTCGGAAGAACGCGCATGAACTCGAAGGAAAACCGCGCCCGAACGCTGACAAGATCCTGCGCCTCGTCAATGATGACATGGCGATAACGGGAAAGATGGTCGATCAGGTTCTCCGAACCCTTCTGAAGCATCTCCAGGACGGAACGTATATTTACCTCATAGCTGCCGAACAGGTCTTGCACTCCGGACTCATCGAGGAATCCGTGACAGAGCTGCCAGACTTCCGAATCGAGAGTCGTGATCCTGACGCCGGCCGCCCGATGCTCATCCCCCGAAAGGGTCTTAATACGGCTCCTGAGCTCGGCAACCGCGGTCCGCGTGAAACTGAAGATCAGGATATTTTCGGGCTCGATTCCAGATTTCAGAAGATGCGCGACACGGGCGCATGCGACCTCGGTCTTCCCGGTTCCCGGCCCGGCTTCGACCACGATCCTGAAATCAGAAGTTGCCTCGATGATTTCACGCTGTCGGTCATCCCACTTGAAAGGATGACTCATGGCCGGGCTTCTTCACCGCGTCCCGAATACCGCACCTTTTTCCGGGTCCGTCCGGTCAGAAGCGTGAGAACAGTCTCGCCGATAGCCTTCGAGAACAACGGAGGAACGGCGTTACCGACCTGCACGAAAACATCGCCCATGCAGCCGTGGAACCTGAATCCATCAGGAAACGACTGAAGCCGCGCGGCCTCCCGGGGAGTGATCGACCGGGCCTGCTTCGAGTCGTAATGAATGTGACTGTAAGAGTCCTTGCTGAGATGAGCGGTCAGCGTCCATGACGGCCGCGAGCGGATGAGTTTACGCCACTTTTCCTTGAACGAGTCGACCCGGTAAGGCGGGATGAAATCGTCCCGTCTTACCTTTTGCCCGGCCTCTCTCGCGGAACGGTAAAGACCTTCCGCGATCCCGATCGCATCCGGATATTTGTCGCCCTCTTTCATGCGCCGGAAGATCCGGAAGTCCCTTGGCGTCCAACGACAGAAGTGATCACGAACGATGTCGTCAGCCTCGTATCCCGGCCATCTCCTCATCATCTGCGCGTATTCCGAAATCCTGCCGCGGACATAACAGGGCTCTTCATGGAGTCCCCGCAGGGCTTTATACTTGCGGCCCTTACTCAGCGCCTTCAGATGAGCCGTGAACCCTGGCAGATCACCAAGGGCATCCTGCACGCATCGGAAAGGACGAGTAGCAGCAGCCCTTTTCAGCCGGGAGCAAGGTACAAAAAACTCATCATCCCGCCAAAGCTGCGCGGCACTGTCCCCTCCGGTCATATGACCTTCGGTTTCCGGCCCGTCAAAACGTATCATCGGGAACTCGGGTTCGATCGCCAAGTCGTTTCTGAAAGCCATGATAATGACCCGTTCCCGCAGTTGCGGGACGCCGAACCAGGCCGCGTTCAATACC
Above is a genomic segment from Pseudobdellovibrionaceae bacterium containing:
- a CDS encoding ATP-dependent helicase, yielding MSHPFKWDDRQREIIEATSDFRIVVEAGPGTGKTEVACARVAHLLKSGIEPENILIFSFTRTAVAELRSRIKTLSGDEHRAAGVRITTLDSEVWQLCHGFLDESGVQDLFGSYEVNIRSVLEMLQKGSENLIDHLSRYRHVIIDEAQDLVSVRARFSFEFMRVLPKECGVTVFADSAQAIYGFTDEMNDQKDGVSGCLLDLIKGDQVFAAEFFLTSLEKVYRTGNQGLVRIFEGARPLLSSAIDPAERLRSLKEHIAENSDNLPQDLKDTDYEEMNARQTLMLFRRRAEVLQMSSILYHKKLIHRIRIGNLPLVIAPWIGALLGGYVGPAISKDRFDALWERRMGSRGPALGAPDRDEAWELLKRYGRGPRGDVLVPKSLRKVLSRSRPPQEFCLAEAGTGGMIVGTIHASKGREAAEVGLMMPRGRSGETDDEESRVLYVGATRAKATLKIGVGYSSPASALEGSGRIYRIFFEESPAAQVEIGLADDLDPVSVVRARDFRNPADIEVLQENLVKVAGRYAEVLARIPADGGDYDYRLQIRPDGENSWFFAGRFHQSLNMDLFQIGRRLRQEIRLKPWNEIKNLQFFGLRTVVFAEDSAHLEKMSGNYAASGMFVAPVIRGYTKVFFKEYFPGGKK
- a CDS encoding DNA cytosine methyltransferase — translated: MNQRGNRNRDHYFLDLFAGSGGFTLGLESAGFTSLGSVEINPVTRRTLEENFGETPLQAVRAADGDVTRVDLKKLKAELSARGISNLDLLVACPPCQGFSRVGRAKLDSLAGSKGSHSLDPRNRLYRKVIDFLTELKPKVFLFENVPGMLSIGGRNVAEIVCRQVQEAGYNVRATVLNAAWFGVPQLRERVIIMAFRNDLAIEPEFPMIRFDGPETEGHMTGGDSAAQLWRDDEFFVPCSRLKRAAATRPFRCVQDALGDLPGFTAHLKALSKGRKYKALRGLHEEPCYVRGRISEYAQMMRRWPGYEADDIVRDHFCRWTPRDFRIFRRMKEGDKYPDAIGIAEGLYRSAREAGQKVRRDDFIPPYRVDSFKEKWRKLIRSRPSWTLTAHLSKDSYSHIHYDSKQARSITPREAARLQSFPDGFRFHGCMGDVFVQVGNAVPPLFSKAIGETVLTLLTGRTRKKVRYSGRGEEARP